The following are from one region of the Leptospira wolbachii serovar Codice str. CDC genome:
- a CDS encoding HigA family addiction module antitoxin — MNKELMNIHPGEILLEDFLKPMEFYAYKLAQSTLIDQKRISEIIHGKRAITADTALRFSKFFGNSPEFWLSIQAHYDLEIKQYELKNELRAIKKYKELKAS; from the coding sequence ATGAATAAAGAACTTATGAACATTCATCCTGGGGAAATTCTCTTAGAAGACTTTCTTAAACCTATGGAATTCTACGCGTATAAACTGGCACAAAGTACCCTTATCGATCAAAAAAGAATTAGTGAAATTATTCATGGAAAAAGAGCAATCACTGCAGATACGGCTTTACGATTCTCTAAATTCTTCGGAAATTCTCCTGAGTTCTGGCTCTCTATTCAAGCTCATTATGATTTAGAAATAAAACAGTATGAATTGAAAAATGAGTTAAGAGCAATAAAAAAATATAAAGAACTTAAAGCCAGTTAA